Proteins from a single region of Cygnus atratus isolate AKBS03 ecotype Queensland, Australia unplaced genomic scaffold, CAtr_DNAZoo_HiC_assembly HiC_scaffold_40, whole genome shotgun sequence:
- the LOC118261430 gene encoding LOW QUALITY PROTEIN: kallikrein-14-like (The sequence of the model RefSeq protein was modified relative to this genomic sequence to represent the inferred CDS: deleted 1 base in 1 codon), with protein sequence MGHGKGPPTPPPVSPAAGAEGGDPASSPCPGGQAQACAPRPRAVQDEDRIIGGYPCVPYSQPWQVYIYEPVRCGGILLRPRWVLSAGHCLYRGLRVRLGENDLEQAEGTEQERRVLRAFRHPAFDPTTLDNDLLLLQLDRPVRLSRAVQPLALPRSCAPPGTTCLVSGWGTVTTPQGERLEGAWSKSGVSLG encoded by the exons ATGGGACACGGGAAGGGGCCACCCACGCcgccccccgtgtccccagcagcaggagccgaGGGAGGGGACCCCGCCAGCTCCCCGTGCCCCGGGGGCCAGGCGCAGGCGTGCGCCCCGCGGCCGCGGGCGGTGCAGGACGAGGACCGGATCATCGGGGGGTACCCGTGCGTCCCCTACTCGCAGCCGTGGCAGGTGTACATCTACGAGCCCGTGCGCTGCGGCGGGATCCTGCTGCGGCCCCGCTGGGTGCTGTCGGCCGGGCACTGCCTCTACAG GGGCCTGCGGGTCCGCCTGGGTGAGAACGACCTGGAGCAGGCGGAGGGGACGGAGCAGGAGCGCAGGGTCCTGCGCGCCTTCCGCCACCCGGCCTTCGACCCCACCACGCTGGACAAcgacctcctgctgctgcagctcgaCCGCCCCGTGCGCCTCAGCCGCGCCGtgcagcccctggccctgccCCGCTCCTGCGCG CCCCCCGGCACCACCTGCCTGGTCTCGGGTTGGGGCACGGTCACCACCCCGCAAGGTGAGAGGTTGGAGGGAGCGTGGAGTAAGTCTGGAGTGAGCCTGGGGTGA